The Marinilongibacter aquaticus genome has a window encoding:
- the rpoB gene encoding DNA-directed RNA polymerase subunit beta — protein MNLTNTGRKSFATIHPALEYPDFLDIQLQSFQEFFQIDTPAESRRAEGLYKVFMDNFPIADSRENFVLEFVDYTIDPPKYSIDECIDRGLTYSVPLKAKLRLICNDEDHEDFETIEQEVFLGNIPYMTERGSFVINGAERVIVSQLHRSPGVFFSMSKHTNGTKLYSARVIPMKGSWIEFSTDVNNVMYAYIDRKKKFPVTTLLRSIGFGTDKDILNLFELSEEIKATKKDLKNSIGRKLAARVLKTWTEDFVDEDTGEVVSIDRNEVILERDSVIGEDDIDLILETDQKSVILHREDANMADYNIIYNTLQKDSSNSEKEAVEQIYRQLRNTEAPDEATAREIIQGLFFSEKRYDLGEVGRYRINTKLNLETELDKRVLTTEDIIKIVKYLITLINAKAVVDDIDHLSNRRVRTVGEQLSSQFGVGLARMARTIKERMNVRDNEDFKPVDLINARTLSSVINSFFGTNQLSQFMDQTNPLAEITHKRRMSALGPGGLSRERAGFEVRDVHYTHYGRLCTIETPEGPNIGLISSLCTYAKVNSMGFIETPYMKIEEGKLSGEVEYLTAEAEDGKNIAMATSETKENGAFTTDSLKCRFEGDFPLKDPSEIDFMDIAPNQIVSVAASIIPFLEHDDANRALMGSNMQRQAVPLLRPEAPIVGTGLESRIARDSRTLIVAEGSGTIDYVDAKKIIVNYDWNDEDVLVNFNTSQKTYSLIKFRRTNQDTCINLHPIVRKGDRVEKGQVLVEGYATEGGELALGRNMMVAFMPWQGYNFEDAIVISERVVRDDIFTSLHIEEFDLEVRDTKRGQEELTAEIPNVSEDAVKNLDENGIVRTGTHIKEGDILIGKITPKGESDPTPEEKLLRAIFGDKAGDVKDASKKASPSLRGVVIDTKLFSRPNKEDRAKHKEEVKVLLKKHSQNLSALKEVMIDKLVTILSGKVTNGVKHKFGDELISKGVKFNKSNISNNLFPEKNPYVDESTYSVPEESNLLGDILLEGWTKEEDTNKLVVRLVKNYLSKRSEIIGEFKRQRFVLEVGDELPAGIVKLAKVYIAKKRKLKVGDKMAGRHGNKGVVAKIVRDEDMPFLEDGSPVDIVLNPLGVPSRMNIGQLYETVLGWAGRKMGRKYATPIFDGATADEVSAELNEAGLPEFGRTVLYNGLTGEAFDQKVTVGIIYMLKLGHLVDDKMHARSIGPYSLITQQPLGGKAQFGGQRFGEMEVWALEAFGASHILREILTLKSDDVIGRAKAYEAIVKGENLPKASIPESFNVLVHELRGLALEITMK, from the coding sequence TTGAATTTGACAAACACCGGAAGGAAGAGTTTTGCCACCATTCATCCCGCTTTAGAATATCCAGACTTCTTGGATATTCAATTACAATCGTTTCAGGAATTTTTCCAGATCGACACCCCAGCCGAAAGCCGTCGTGCAGAAGGTTTGTACAAGGTGTTCATGGATAATTTCCCGATTGCAGACTCTCGGGAGAATTTTGTATTGGAATTTGTGGATTACACTATCGATCCACCGAAGTATTCAATCGATGAATGCATCGACAGAGGATTGACCTACTCGGTTCCGCTTAAAGCGAAACTGCGTTTGATCTGTAACGACGAAGATCACGAAGATTTCGAGACTATTGAACAAGAAGTGTTCTTGGGCAATATTCCGTATATGACCGAGCGTGGTTCTTTTGTGATCAATGGAGCCGAACGTGTGATCGTTTCCCAGTTGCACAGATCGCCGGGTGTGTTCTTCTCTATGAGTAAGCACACCAACGGAACCAAATTGTATTCGGCCCGTGTGATCCCGATGAAAGGATCTTGGATCGAATTTTCAACCGACGTAAACAATGTGATGTATGCCTACATCGACCGTAAGAAGAAATTCCCGGTAACTACTTTGTTGCGTTCAATTGGTTTCGGAACAGATAAAGACATTCTGAATCTTTTCGAACTTTCTGAAGAGATAAAGGCCACCAAAAAAGACCTTAAAAACTCGATAGGCCGCAAGTTGGCTGCCCGCGTTTTGAAGACTTGGACTGAAGACTTCGTGGACGAAGATACCGGCGAAGTGGTATCGATCGACCGTAACGAAGTGATTTTGGAGCGTGACTCTGTAATTGGAGAAGACGATATCGATTTGATCTTGGAAACGGATCAAAAATCGGTGATTCTTCACAGAGAAGACGCCAACATGGCCGATTACAATATTATTTACAATACACTTCAAAAGGATAGCTCGAATTCGGAAAAAGAAGCCGTTGAGCAAATCTACCGCCAGCTACGAAACACCGAAGCTCCGGATGAAGCCACTGCACGTGAAATTATCCAAGGTTTGTTTTTCTCTGAAAAGCGTTACGACCTTGGCGAAGTAGGGCGTTACAGAATCAACACCAAGTTGAATTTGGAAACAGAACTCGATAAACGTGTATTGACTACTGAAGATATTATCAAAATCGTGAAGTATTTGATCACCTTGATCAATGCCAAAGCGGTTGTCGATGACATCGATCACTTGTCCAACCGTCGTGTACGTACAGTGGGCGAGCAGCTTTCAAGCCAGTTTGGAGTAGGTTTGGCCCGTATGGCCAGAACCATCAAAGAAAGAATGAACGTTCGCGATAACGAGGATTTCAAACCTGTGGATTTGATCAATGCCCGTACGCTTTCTTCTGTAATCAACTCTTTCTTTGGTACAAACCAGCTTTCTCAGTTCATGGATCAAACGAACCCATTGGCTGAGATTACCCACAAGCGTAGAATGTCGGCTCTTGGGCCTGGAGGTCTTTCGAGAGAAAGAGCAGGTTTCGAGGTGCGTGACGTGCACTATACGCACTACGGTAGACTTTGTACGATCGAAACTCCTGAAGGACCAAACATTGGTTTGATTTCTTCACTTTGTACATACGCCAAGGTGAACTCGATGGGCTTCATCGAAACACCTTACATGAAAATCGAGGAAGGAAAGCTTTCTGGTGAAGTAGAATACCTTACGGCCGAAGCCGAAGACGGTAAGAACATTGCCATGGCCACTTCCGAAACCAAAGAAAACGGTGCGTTTACTACAGATTCATTGAAATGTCGTTTCGAAGGTGACTTCCCTTTGAAAGATCCGAGCGAAATCGACTTCATGGATATTGCTCCGAACCAGATTGTATCGGTGGCGGCTTCTATCATTCCTTTCTTGGAACACGATGATGCCAACCGTGCATTGATGGGATCGAACATGCAACGTCAGGCGGTGCCATTGCTTCGTCCAGAAGCCCCAATTGTGGGAACTGGCCTTGAAAGCCGAATTGCCCGCGACTCCAGAACATTGATCGTAGCTGAAGGTTCGGGAACAATCGATTATGTAGACGCGAAAAAAATAATCGTGAATTACGATTGGAACGATGAAGACGTATTGGTGAATTTCAATACAAGTCAGAAAACATATAGCCTGATCAAGTTCCGTCGTACCAACCAAGATACCTGCATCAACTTGCACCCCATTGTTCGCAAGGGAGACCGCGTGGAGAAAGGGCAGGTTTTGGTGGAAGGTTACGCTACCGAAGGTGGCGAATTGGCCTTGGGTCGAAACATGATGGTGGCCTTCATGCCTTGGCAAGGATACAACTTTGAGGATGCGATTGTGATTTCGGAGCGTGTGGTACGCGACGACATCTTCACTTCATTGCACATCGAAGAATTTGATTTGGAAGTGCGTGATACGAAACGTGGACAAGAAGAGCTTACGGCTGAGATTCCGAACGTGTCTGAAGATGCGGTGAAGAATTTGGACGAAAACGGTATCGTACGTACAGGAACGCACATCAAAGAAGGCGATATCCTTATTGGTAAGATTACACCGAAAGGAGAGTCTGATCCTACGCCAGAAGAGAAATTGCTTCGTGCCATTTTTGGCGATAAAGCCGGTGATGTGAAAGATGCATCGAAGAAAGCGTCTCCATCGCTTCGCGGTGTGGTGATCGACACCAAATTGTTCTCTCGTCCGAATAAAGAAGATCGTGCGAAACACAAAGAAGAGGTAAAGGTTTTGTTGAAAAAACACAGCCAAAACCTTTCGGCTTTGAAAGAAGTGATGATCGACAAATTGGTGACAATCCTTTCTGGAAAAGTAACCAATGGCGTGAAGCACAAATTCGGTGATGAGCTGATCTCGAAAGGTGTGAAATTCAACAAGTCGAACATTTCGAACAACTTGTTCCCAGAGAAGAACCCTTACGTGGATGAGAGTACATACTCTGTTCCAGAAGAGTCGAATCTATTGGGCGATATCCTTTTGGAAGGATGGACCAAAGAAGAAGATACCAACAAATTGGTGGTGCGTTTGGTGAAAAACTATTTGAGCAAACGCAGCGAAATCATCGGTGAATTCAAACGTCAGCGTTTCGTACTCGAAGTAGGCGATGAACTACCCGCAGGTATCGTGAAATTGGCGAAAGTATATATTGCCAAGAAACGTAAACTGAAAGTGGGTGATAAAATGGCCGGTCGTCACGGTAACAAAGGGGTTGTGGCCAAAATCGTTCGCGATGAGGACATGCCTTTCCTTGAAGACGGTTCGCCAGTAGATATCGTGTTGAACCCATTGGGTGTACCTTCTCGTATGAACATCGGGCAGTTGTACGAAACCGTATTGGGCTGGGCCGGTAGAAAAATGGGTAGAAAATACGCTACGCCAATTTTCGACGGAGCCACTGCCGATGAAGTTTCAGCAGAACTGAACGAAGCGGGCTTGCCAGAATTTGGCCGCACAGTATTGTACAATGGTTTGACTGGTGAAGCTTTCGATCAGAAAGTAACAGTAGGTATCATTTACATGCTGAAATTGGGCCACTTGGTAGACGACAAAATGCACGCCAGATCCATCGGGCCATACTCTTTGATTACGCAGCAACCTTTGGGTGGTAAAGCCCAGTTTGGTGGACAGCGTTTTGGAGAGATGGAAGTGTGGGCTTTGGAAGCATTCGGTGCCTCGCACATTTTGCGTGAAATCTTGACATTGAAGTCGGATGATGTGATCGGTAGAGCCAAGGCCTACGAAGCGATCGTGAAAGGTGAAAACCTACCGAAAGCGAGCATCCCAGAGTCTTTCAATGTACTTGTGCATGAATTGAGAGGCTTGGCACTCGAAATCACCATGAAATAA
- the rplL gene encoding 50S ribosomal protein L7/L12, whose translation MADLKAFAEQLVNLTVKEVNELADILKEEYGIEPAAGGAVMMAGPAAEGGAAAAEEKTSFDVILKAAGGSKLQVVKLVKDLAGLGLKEAKELVDGAPKAVKEGVAKDEAEALKKQLEEAGAEVELA comes from the coding sequence ATGGCAGATTTGAAAGCGTTTGCTGAACAATTAGTTAACCTTACAGTTAAGGAAGTTAATGAACTAGCTGATATTCTTAAAGAAGAGTATGGCATCGAGCCTGCAGCCGGTGGTGCTGTAATGATGGCTGGCCCTGCAGCCGAAGGTGGTGCAGCTGCTGCTGAAGAAAAAACTTCTTTCGATGTAATCTTGAAAGCAGCTGGTGGAAGCAAGCTTCAAGTTGTTAAATTGGTAAAAGACCTTGCTGGCCTTGGCTTGAAAGAAGCTAAAGAACTAGTTGACGGAGCTCCTAAAGCTGTGAAAGAAGGCGTAGCCAAAGACGAAGCAGAAGCTTTGAAAAAGCAATTGGAAGAAGCTGGTGCCGAAGTAGAATTGGCATAA
- the rplJ gene encoding 50S ribosomal protein L10: MTKEEKGVVIQELAEKFANNPYFYITDASGMSVAKTNKLRRLCFERGIEYKVVKNSLIEKALETLDTDYTPFKDSVLKGFSGIMFHPESGKDAAKLIKDFLKENNDAIKLKGASIDTDLFIGHDQLDTLAKLKSKTELIGEVISLLQSPAKTVLGGLQSGGNKLAGILKTLSEKEAA; this comes from the coding sequence ATGACTAAAGAAGAAAAAGGAGTAGTTATTCAAGAGTTGGCGGAGAAATTCGCAAACAATCCGTATTTCTATATCACCGATGCGAGCGGCATGTCCGTGGCCAAAACAAACAAGTTGAGAAGACTTTGTTTTGAGCGTGGTATCGAATACAAGGTTGTGAAAAACTCTTTGATCGAGAAAGCTCTAGAAACACTAGACACCGATTACACGCCATTCAAAGATTCTGTATTGAAAGGTTTTTCTGGCATCATGTTCCACCCAGAATCTGGGAAAGATGCCGCCAAACTGATCAAAGACTTTTTGAAAGAAAACAACGACGCCATCAAATTGAAAGGTGCTTCGATTGATACAGACCTTTTCATCGGTCACGATCAGTTGGATACTTTGGCGAAGTTGAAGTCGAAAACAGAGCTTATTGGCGAAGTGATCTCCTTGCTACAATCGCCTGCGAAAACCGTTCTTGGTGGATTGCAAAGCGGTGGCAACAAACTGGCTGGTATTCTTAAGACATTGTCTGAAAAAGAAGCCGCCTAA
- the rplA gene encoding 50S ribosomal protein L1 yields the protein MARLSKKRKEALSKFDATKEYSLTEAASILKEISFTKFDASVDVDVRLGVDPRKADQMVRGVVALPNGTGKEVKVLVLCTPDKEEEAKEAGADYVGLDDYISKIEKGWTDIDVIITMPAVMAKLGRLGRVLGPRGLMPNPKAGTVTPEVGKAVKEVKAGKIDFKVDKTGIIHAGIAKVSFSAEKIAENANELIQTLIKLKPTSAKGTYMKGITISSTMSPGIKIDKTTITGL from the coding sequence ATGGCAAGATTAAGCAAAAAAAGAAAAGAGGCTTTGTCGAAATTCGATGCTACCAAAGAGTATTCTTTGACTGAAGCTGCAAGTATCTTGAAGGAGATATCCTTTACCAAATTCGACGCTTCTGTCGATGTGGACGTACGTTTGGGTGTAGATCCAAGAAAAGCCGACCAAATGGTTCGTGGTGTTGTAGCCTTGCCTAACGGTACAGGTAAAGAGGTGAAAGTGTTGGTGCTTTGTACGCCCGATAAAGAAGAAGAAGCGAAAGAAGCTGGTGCAGACTATGTGGGTCTTGACGACTACATCTCGAAAATCGAGAAAGGTTGGACCGACATCGACGTGATCATCACTATGCCTGCTGTAATGGCCAAATTGGGCCGTTTGGGTAGAGTGTTGGGGCCACGTGGTCTAATGCCAAACCCGAAAGCGGGAACGGTTACTCCTGAAGTAGGTAAAGCGGTGAAAGAGGTGAAAGCGGGTAAGATCGATTTCAAAGTAGACAAAACGGGTATCATCCACGCGGGTATAGCCAAGGTGTCTTTCTCTGCCGAGAAAATTGCAGAAAACGCAAACGAGTTGATCCAAACTTTGATCAAATTGAAGCCGACTTCTGCGAAAGGCACTTACATGAAAGGCATCACTATTTCTAGCACGATGAGCCCAGGAATCAAGATCGACAAAACCACTATAACCGGATTGTAA
- the rplK gene encoding 50S ribosomal protein L11 produces the protein MAKEIAGYLKLQAKGGQANPAPPIGPALGSKGINIMEFCKQFNARTQDKMGQVVPVLVTYYTDKSFDFVIKTPPTAVLLKDAAKVKKGSDQPNRQKVGSVTWDQVKTIAETKMPDLNCFTIESAMKMVAGSAANMGLRIKGDKPF, from the coding sequence ATGGCGAAAGAAATCGCAGGATACTTAAAATTACAGGCAAAGGGTGGCCAAGCCAACCCTGCACCTCCGATTGGTCCTGCCTTAGGTTCTAAGGGTATCAACATCATGGAGTTCTGTAAGCAATTCAATGCTAGAACTCAAGATAAGATGGGTCAGGTGGTTCCTGTGTTGGTAACTTACTACACAGACAAATCATTTGATTTCGTAATCAAAACTCCTCCAACAGCGGTATTGTTGAAAGACGCTGCCAAAGTGAAGAAGGGTTCTGATCAGCCAAACCGTCAGAAAGTGGGCTCGGTAACATGGGACCAAGTAAAGACAATTGCTGAAACGAAGATGCCAGACCTGAATTGCTTTACTATCGAATCGGCCATGAAAATGGTAGCCGGTAGTGCAGCAAACATGGGTTTAAGAATCAAAGGTGATAAACCTTTCTAA
- the nusG gene encoding transcription termination/antitermination protein NusG has protein sequence MDELNWYVIRAVSGQEKKIKNYIETEAARENLTDFIPQVLIPSEKIVEVRNGKKRVREKNYLPGYMLIQADLNNGEVMHMVKSLPGVIGFLRKDGNSSTEPEPLRQSEVNRFLGVQNEPMEETIDSNITFVVGESVKVIDGPFSSFEGSVEEVFEDKKKLNVIVKIFGRSTPVELSYLQVEKLQ, from the coding sequence ATGGACGAGTTGAATTGGTACGTGATCCGGGCGGTGTCTGGGCAGGAGAAAAAAATCAAGAATTACATTGAGACTGAAGCGGCAAGAGAGAACTTGACCGACTTTATTCCTCAGGTGTTGATTCCTTCTGAAAAGATCGTGGAGGTGCGTAATGGGAAAAAGCGTGTCCGTGAAAAAAACTACTTGCCTGGTTATATGCTTATTCAAGCAGATTTGAACAACGGGGAAGTGATGCACATGGTGAAAAGCTTGCCGGGTGTGATTGGTTTCTTGCGTAAAGACGGGAACTCTTCTACCGAGCCCGAGCCTTTGCGTCAATCGGAAGTGAACCGTTTCTTGGGTGTGCAAAACGAGCCTATGGAAGAAACGATTGACTCGAACATTACATTTGTGGTGGGTGAGTCTGTGAAGGTAATCGATGGTCCATTCTCTAGTTTTGAAGGTTCTGTGGAAGAAGTTTTCGAAGACAAGAAAAAGTTGAATGTGATTGTGAAAATCTTCGGTAGAAGCACGCCGGTAGAATTGAGTTATCTGCAAGTAGAGAAACTGCAATAA